A single genomic interval of Deltaproteobacteria bacterium harbors:
- the rplB gene encoding 50S ribosomal protein L2, whose product MGIKLYKPTSAGRRGMGGNDFAELDGATRPERALTTGKSSSGGRNCYGRITSRFRGGGHKRRFRTIDFRREKTGIPGTVTAVQYDPNRSAHIALVTYADGEKRYIVAPSKLAVGDKVLSSRRADIKAGNSLPLRFIPQGTVIHNIELKIGGGGQLARSAGTGAQLLAKEGDWAQVRLPSGEVRRIHCDCRATIGQVGNLHHGNIPLGKAGRTRWMGKRPHNRGVAMNPVDHPMGGGEGRSSGGRHPCSPWGQKSKGLRTRNNKRTDRMIVRRRGEKG is encoded by the coding sequence ATGGGCATAAAACTCTACAAGCCAACGTCCGCAGGTCGGCGCGGCATGGGTGGCAACGACTTCGCCGAGCTCGACGGTGCGACCCGACCCGAGAGGGCGTTGACCACCGGGAAGTCGTCCTCGGGCGGTCGCAACTGCTACGGCCGCATCACGAGCCGTTTCCGCGGCGGTGGACACAAACGGCGATTCCGTACGATCGACTTCCGTCGCGAGAAGACCGGTATCCCCGGCACCGTGACGGCCGTCCAGTACGACCCGAATCGGTCAGCGCATATCGCCCTCGTGACCTATGCCGATGGCGAGAAGCGCTACATCGTGGCGCCGAGCAAGCTGGCGGTGGGCGACAAGGTGCTGTCGAGCCGTCGCGCGGACATCAAGGCGGGTAACTCGCTTCCGCTGCGGTTCATCCCGCAGGGTACGGTGATCCACAACATCGAGCTGAAGATCGGTGGCGGTGGGCAGCTGGCGCGGAGCGCAGGCACCGGAGCGCAGTTGCTGGCGAAGGAAGGGGATTGGGCTCAGGTCCGGCTCCCCTCCGGCGAGGTGCGGCGAATCCATTGCGACTGCCGGGCGACCATCGGGCAGGTGGGGAACCTGCACCACGGCAACATTCCGCTCGGGAAGGCGGGGCGGACGCGGTGGATGGGCAAGCGGCCGCACAACCGTGGTGTCGCGATGAACCCGGTGGATCATCCGATGGGCGGTGGCGAGGGTCGGTCGTCGGGTGGTCGGCACCCGTGCAGCCCGTGGGGCCAGAAGTCCAAGGGGCTGCGGACGCGCAACAACAAGCGCACGGATCGCATGATCGTGCGTCGTCGCGGGGAGAAGGGCTAA
- the rplV gene encoding 50S ribosomal protein L22, producing MQSSASLRFGRIGPRKVRMVARLIRGKPVDQAINILMFTNRGAAGLLKKLLVSAIANAEDKSKGNVDTDHLVVKDVAVDQGPTTKRWLPRAQGRATRINKRSSHVRIVLDDSAA from the coding sequence ATGCAATCCTCCGCGTCGTTGAGGTTCGGGCGTATCGGGCCACGAAAGGTGAGGATGGTGGCACGCCTGATTCGGGGCAAGCCCGTGGACCAGGCTATCAACATCCTCATGTTCACGAACCGCGGAGCGGCGGGCCTGCTCAAGAAGCTGCTCGTGTCGGCCATCGCGAACGCCGAGGACAAGAGCAAGGGTAACGTAGATACCGATCACCTGGTGGTCAAGGACGTGGCGGTGGACCAGGGGCCAACGACGAAGCGATGGTTGCCTCGGGCCCAGGGACGCGCGACGCGCATCAACAAGCGTTCGAGCCACGTGCGTATCG
- the rpsS gene encoding 30S ribosomal protein S19, translated as MARSVKKGPFVDDHVMKKVVEAQKTKSKKVIKTWSRRSTIIPEMISLTFTVHQGKKFVPVFVTENMVGHKLGEFAPTRQFSAHSGDRKTAKAKGAK; from the coding sequence ATGGCGCGCTCAGTTAAGAAGGGCCCGTTCGTCGACGATCACGTGATGAAGAAGGTGGTCGAGGCCCAAAAGACGAAGAGCAAGAAGGTGATCAAGACCTGGTCGCGGCGGTCGACGATCATCCCCGAGATGATCAGCCTCACCTTCACGGTGCACCAGGGCAAGAAGTTCGTCCCGGTGTTCGTGACCGAGAACATGGTCGGGCACAAGTTGGGTGAGTTCGCCCCCACGCGTCAGTTCAGCGCGCATTCGGGCGACCGCAAGACCGCCAAGGCCAAGGGAGCCAAGTAG